The segment cctagtgtttaaTTAAATTAACCAAATTTATAAAGAACTATTATCACGCAGTCAAAAAGACTCAGGCTGGCGGGTATACTTTTAATGCACGTTATCTTTTTTTGCTGCCACTCACTTTGTTGGTAGAACCCATTAAGTTGGCATGCTTGTGTCTCCTGCAATACCGTTCCAAAGCCGTTAAGAACTGGTAGCGCTGACTCCACTTGTGGGAGTACAGTCAATTGTTGGGGCACTTGGTCAACAGCTGGCACATTCTGCAGGTATCCATTGTGATAAGCGTTAGACCCTTGATATTGggaatctgtaaaaaaaagattGCATTATTGGTGTCAGTTTTTAGGGTACCACATCATTTCTTCTAACAGCCATGCTTGTTAAAATGCTCTTGGCGACCACTGTAGCAGAAAGTCAAGAGAAACAGTTATTTTACCCATAGTGCCTTTAATTTCAGGACACACACAATTAACGCAGGCAGAATTTTGGTATCAGAGTGGTGGAAGAACAGTTTCTATTGGCCAAGGCCATGCACCTTGAATTATTGCAGGGACCCACCATGAAGTGGGAATAAGAAGACTGGTCAAGAATCATGCCACTATCAGATGTGGTCTTGCacatagggggaaattcaattagctgcgaggtGCCGCTGGACATCGTCTTGATATCTGGCTGTGCACAATGCCGGGCAATACAGTACAAAGCACCACTTATTTTCTCCTTGCATCTCTATGAGATAAGAATAAATAACTTTGACGTGATGAGTCTCCGCGGAGCAGAGAGAAATCTCTTGAGTTGAAAACAATCAAGCCCATTTGCCCAATCCCCAATACTAGCTCTGTGGGAAAGTTAGATATTTAGAAAGAACATAGAGCATTTTTGTCTCTTTTTTAAGTGATAAAAAATTCTACTACTCATTATTGAAGCTAATCCCCCCTCTCATTATCTTTCTCTGTGTTTACTCACATTGCTCAGATAACACTGGCATAAAGATAGCTGGTTCCTCAGGGACAACTTGCTCGTGGCCATTATTGACACATGATTCTTCCAATCCTGAGTTTAGCCATTGTTCAGAGGGCTGTCTAAAGACCTGAGCCACAAAAGGGGCGCCCTGTGTATACTCATCCTGAGACAATTGTAAGACTTGCTGTATACCTGTAAATATATGAAGGCACTTGAGTAAAATAGCACAAATGGAACTTAGCTTAGTTTAGAAGGACATCGCAGCTTGTCTTCTCTGTGTGTgtactaatatttacacttatgttCTGGACCATTTCATTATAAAGAACACAGCATGCTAGAAAACGTATAATGAAACTTCAGAAGTACAATCTTACATTTGGCATTTGCTTTTGTAAGTTTTTGATCTCAAAAGTTTCATCAGGTTCTAACTATGGACCTtattcattaagaaaagaaaaaaaaaaaagagtaactttgcaccttgtcaaaaccatgttgcattggagggggatgtaaatgtaaaatgtgatggcaaatttagagttagggtagggcatgtgctagatcaactttaaatttcagtgtacaataaaactatcaagtatttgtgtgctagatgaaaaaaacagccagtatctaACATATGTGcgatataataaactaattttcaccccttgcattgtaacatggttttgtcgatGAGAAAACTTTACCCAATtattttccttactttccttaatgaatcgggtcctACGTGTTTATGTATCGTGCACATAAAAGTTGACACCAACATGAGGTGAAATGCAACCCAAATGTCCAAAATGTAGCGGCATTAATATTTTACTACAAAGCAGTCATACCCACTGGACTCCCCCCCCCTTCTGCCATTCATGTGTTCTTTCACCCCAGTGACTTTGTAAGACTCTAACCTTACACTTCTGCTCTCTTCCACTTATGCTACTCCAAATGAAATATTACACAAGGAGATTCCTAACTTACCATTCTCAGACGAATCCAGTAAGAAGTTCCTCATTAGTTCTTCAATTACAATCTAAAACCAAAGAAGAGTTTTTAACTTTTAACTTAACAATACCAGTCATAGTTTATATCTAATTTATAGCATAAACAGCATAAACAGCTCACAGAGTAAACTATGGGAAGGTAGAAGCTACACAGTCTAGGAGCCGCATGTGTAGTCGATCCCACAGGAATCCATTTGATACAGATCATGTGATTGGTCTATGGCTATAAATCCAACACAATAAGAATTACTGGTGTAGCTCTAGCCTAAGCAGAGGACAGAGAAAAGATTTCAGCATTGTACACACTTAAATGCATTCCCGGTTTTCTGGTGGCGAAGGGCATTTTAAACAATACAAACTGGCCTGACGCTTTAACcaccttcatggtggcagaaatcGGTCCTTTTCAAGTAACTTTATATAAGTTTCTTGCtccatatatacacaaaaaacacataaatctgtgtatttagtatatttaaatatttatatttgctgtCAGGAATTATATGGAACAAATATAATGGTCTAACAAGCAATATTTTGGACAAAAAACATGGGGCAGAACAGGAAACGGCAgtatggtgacttagtggttagcacttctgcctcacagcgctggggtcatgagttaaattcccgaccatggccttatctgtgtacagtttgtatgtcctccctgtgtttgcgtgggtttccacccacactccaaaaacatactagtaggttaattggctgctatcaaaattgaccctcgtctctctctgtctgtctatatgtatgtgagggaatttagactgtaagctcaagtggggcaggaactgatgtgaatgagttctctgtacagcgctgcggaatcagtaacgctatataaataaatggtgatgatgatgatgatgggtgggtATACAGGTGATCAGATGGTGTGATGCAGTGCTTAGtgctgatgttttcatctgtacaTGCATCCACCTACCAAACTGCAATGATCGTGTACAATGGACACACACATATTAAGCGGAATTATCCCTAATGAAATATGAACAACTAATGGGCAGCTGTGACGCAAAGGACAGGGCAATATAAGATTTGGATTACGCTTTAAATTTTATTTCATAGATTATAGATAGCGTTGGTTTGATCctggagtttttatttttaaaaaaacctgtCTGATTAAAGGGGAGCTGAGAGACGTTAATGTACATATTACTCTAAATCTGGCTGAATAATGGAAGCCCCCCAGTTAAGCCCATTACCTTGCACCGGAAATAATttgtcttcatcatcatttatttctatagcgccagcaaattccatagcgttttacaattgggaacaaacacagtaataaaacaatagtgggtaataGAGACAGAAGTAGGAGCGCCTTGCCcgcaaagcttacaatctatgcatAATTGTTCTATAAAGTTACATATTTACATAGGGATCGCCAATCTAAATTTGATAAACATTGGAACCATGGACACAAAGTCCACACGCGATGCTCTAAAATTATTGGTACATTCCGAAATTAGATAAACTGTTAAACTGATCCTTGAAACAATACTGCTGTTAAAATATGTATAACACTATATTTCTGTACCTGTGACCACTAATACTGAGACAATGGAAATGTAAACCATGATGTTAACCCTCTATTATAACAATGGACATCTTTTCTTTTCTCACAAACTGTCATCAATGACTTTgtcaaatataataatgtttgaaaatcaataaaaataaattttaaaaaacaaaacaaaacaaagagatgagacaTGTGACTTCATTTGCTACACAGAAAGAAGAACCAGCGCCAAATATATCTTAGGATCAGTCACAGATGTTTTCGTGATTGGTTTTACAGGCAGCTGGTGTGTTTAGCAAGTGCCAACAGAGCCCATGTAAAATGCATCAATATAGCAACTTCTATGGAATATAGAAcaaaatgttgcatttttttttatgttttttattataaatgaacTGACTTTACCAATACTCTAAAATTCTCTAAAAAAAATAGCAGATGATTGGCACATGTTTATCCCAACAATAAAGCCTTAATAATGTGGTTGGGCAGAACTTACCGATTCTTCAATGTTGACAAACGGGGTAACACGGACACAATCAGGGCTTATGAGCAGTGAGTAGTCTTCATCTTCTAACTCATTCCGAAGTTTTTGCTCTGTTAGGtaacaaaaaattaatttgtaagTGTGGTTTACTGACTCCAAAATAGGCGGTAAAGCCTGGAAGCAAACAtttgtgctgtaggccctttGATCCTTAATGTCTATTAGACTGGTCAATATTTACCAATGAAGAAGTCAGGCAGTCAATGTGTGCTAGTGTGTTGCCTTCGAACTAAGGCTTCAGGATTGTAAATGTTGGCTTGgtaaaaatgaataaacataGGTAGTCTGCACAGGCTTATGCAAAACCTGTCAAGTCATAATGCAATATATGTACACAGTAAAATAGCTGTACGGGTTTCTGATCATGCATCTGATCCAGAACATTTGCACAGTTTTAGAACAACTATTTTTATTGCACATTCACCAGTGATTTCATACAGTATGTGGGACACTTGCCCTAAAACGAAATAAAGAAATCACTCTTTGCTGTGAACTAAATAGATATGTTAAGTGGAAAATGGGAGGTAGAGAATTACATAAATCTTAAATCTCCAGAAGGCAAGAAATATTGGGGGCATTTATAACGATTAGTGCACAAGAAAAATGGGCTGTCACTGTCATTTtctacactatgggcctgattcattaaggatcttaacttaagaaacttcttatttaagtctcctggacaaaaccatgttacaaagcaaggggtacaaattagtattctgttttgcacataagttaaatactaactgttttttcatgtagcacacaaatatcaactttaaatgccagtgtacaaataagctatcaagtatttgtgtgctacatgacaaaacagtcagtatttaacttatgtgcaaaacagaatactaatttgcaccccttgcattgtaacatggttttgtccaggagacttaaataagaagtttctgaagttaagatgcttaatgaatcaggccctatatgaatAAACTACATGAAAAGGTGAATGGACATCTGGGTAATTCCATTTAAATAGGAGCCTTTGAATCAATCATTTTGTTTTTAAGAGCATGTAACATCCGAAGGCTTGTGCTGACAAAGAACATCCACATATACGCAGCCTCTTTCAGCCTTGTTTAGCCTCCCTAGTGCAGAATTgttagatctgggggtaaatgtattaagctccgggttcttcaacacccgcgagttcggcgtcttcagcgtttaaatttaaagcggcgctgccttgttaaGGGAagtacaaggcagcgccgctttaaatttaaatgcagaagacgccgaactcgcgggtgttgaagatcccggagcttaatacatttaccccctggtcagcaAGTGAGATGCTATATCAAGACAGCCTCACTAAAACAATAGAAAGTTATTTCCAACCTATACACCGTATGGACAATAaccagaaacatttttcttttggaggcaaattatttgtatattgttctTAAGGAGTTTGTGGAAGAAGATCCCATACCTGGTGGATTAGCCAGGTGTACAGTGGTGGCAGCAACTGTTGGATTAGATGCTGGAAAATCATTATGGTCACCATTGAACTTGTAAATCTTGTGAGGGTCCTTTTGGTCGCTTGAATAGTCTTTCAATTCTAAAAACATTTTCTTGTCCCTGTGCACAACCCCATTTAAGGCACAGCGGAAGTTCGTCTTCCAAGTAGGGACGTCCTCACATTGTGGATTATACTTTCCACTTTGGATGGCCCAAgcctaaaaattaaaaaaagggaaaaaaaggaatCAATATGAAATTTACACTGCAGCAGAGAGAGGAGTTGTTTATGCAAACTGTCGCCCAGCTAGAggtgttgtaacccatagcaaccagattctgactcttctagtgcagtttagaaaatgaaacaaaCTTAAAAATGTTATGACTGCCCCTTATCTTATTCAGAATGTTGCGTAGGttgcttttttttcccaataAGTAGTATTTAACAGAGAAGAGATTGTGCAAATGATCAGGTGTAGCTTCATTTTAACAATATGGAACAAGAGCATAATGCTGTAATTGATTCGCTGTGATTAATGTAGAACATGCAATGTAGACACAACATATTTGGAGCTTCATAATGCATTCCAGATTATGCCTACAATATCACAGCAAATTTAAAGCAATTTAGTTCACACTGAAAAAAATCATATTGATTGGATTATTATGGAGCATGTGGCTTATGTGTGCATTCATGTTCCACTGTACTGACAAGCCCAATTTAAAAAACATGCCACtcatggaggtatatttactaaacggcgggtttgaaaaagtggagatgttgcctatagcaaccaatcagattctagctgtcattttgtagaatgtactaaataaataataactaggggcctgattcattaaagatcttaacttgagaaacttcttatttcagtctcctggacaaaaccatgttacaatgcaaggggtacaaattagtattctgttttgcacataagttaaatactgactgttttgtcatgtagcacacaaatacttgatagcttatttgtacactgaaatttaaagttgatatttgtgtgctacattaaaaaacagtcagtatttaacttatgtgcaaaacagaatactaatttgcaccccttgcattgtaacatggttttgtccaggagactgaaataagaagtttctcaagttaagatccttaatgaacaggccctagaatctgactggttgctataggcaacatctccactttttcaaacccgcagtttagtaaatatatccccagaaGTACGGCCAACTGAACATTGATCCTTGTGCTCAGCGGGATCGTCCCATGTGCATTTATATCAAACCTAATAACAAATGCGCTTTTTTCTATCAAAACAAaggttaacaaacttttcttgtgattATGACCTGGTCGGGTGTAAGTATATCTGGGTGTCAATAGACCCAACATAAACCTGGTATATATGCTGGTGCACAGCTAGACGCACCTTGAGATGCCTACACCTCAGCCTATAGGCGTAAATATGCTATTTCTATGTGCAGCGCTTTAGGTCTTATTTTCTTAACGCATGTGTCCAACTTAGCATCAgcccttagctgccttaagtttCCACCTGCCTTGAATATCCCATAATCCCTTTCATCCACATTCTTCATGTTTAGGTGCTTCCAGGGCAGGCGAAATACTGTGCGTCCTTCATCCAACCAGCGAACCCCTCGATCCCCTGCAAACTGGTTACTGTTGATCTGTCGAAGAAGCCAGCAGGCAAAACGCTCCTTGTTTTGAGTTCTACGGTATAGTGTGAGAGAGATACAGAGGGTTATTTACCAACATCTGCACTAATCCATAACAGGACATTACTTTCACTGGGAAacatgcactagacagataaaagctaattgctttTTGCTAATTGTTATGGATGTACTTAATAACAATGTCACTGCTATTATGTAAAAGATGAAATCTTATTCTTTTACTGGACTAAACTTTTGagggctttatttatttattttgaatacaCACATGCAAACACATATCGCCCAGGCCTCCTGGACGTGTACAATAAGGATACcaagggcatgattcattaaggagcataattactgatacatgctgtattttgcataaaattgctctgcacatgctcagaaacggactacacgccagtgaacacaagtgcatgcaattcatcttcgaaacgcaaaggacacttccaactgtcatgggcggaacgggggagggaagaacCAAATGCATGCAGACTATGTAAAGTAAGGGCACGCACATCCATCCGATTCAAACTCTagacatctctcaggtacgtgactTTCAGCCATATtacttgcaccagatacagggcaGATCCAAGTGATATAGATGACGGACGCGTATGTATGCCAGATAATGTGTTTGCAATACGGGCGTACCTGCGTGCAATTTCCATTGAATTAAAAACGCAAAAtgcgttcactttgcattccttgatgaatcaggccccaaaatattttgttaattaaatctaccccaaagCGTGGAGATGATGTAACAGATTCCAagtgaattcttacaaatattaGTTCACTGTGTGACATGTGCATTTTAATTATCAGAAATACAATTATGTCATGATATTTAAAAGTTTGATTTATGCTACTATAACCAATTAACACAAAAGGAATAACCAATATTAAAGAtccctcacctctctcttccagGCATTATGCTCCTCAGTTTAATATACTTTTATGTGACAAACTGGATCTAAAAACAGGAAAACATTAAGGTTAAAGagctaaatataaaacaataaaaccaaaaaataGCTGCAACAAATGGAATTTTaagcatacctgcctactctcccggaatttccgtgaggactcccggaagagtaggcaaaactcctgaTATTTGGCAAAATTCACGGCAATGAATGGAGGGTGTGGGGCTTAATCgcttcattaagccccgccccctacatgaaatgctgtgaatttcggctttttatagtgggggcggggctatggtgacgcaaaatgTCACCacaccctcctcctaccccatgtaaAGAAATGTTTACATGGGGTAGGaaagaaatcttaaaagtgggcatgtacgATTTTAAGCATACAAAatgccaattgtaaagctctacggaatatgctggcgctatatacatagatGATGCTGCTGAAGAAGATGGTAAATATTTCTTGTCATGACAGGTTATAAAGGAATGAATGAAAGTTTGCATAAATAGTGTACTGCTGAGCAGAAACATGCCTACACCACACACAATGTGCACACTAGGTGGTGCTATAGAACAATTAATTCTCTTACATGTGAACACACTACTCAATGTGATAATGCAATTACATTAAAAGacaccattttttttaacaaactgcATATAACGCAGtcaatgttatatatattcttataaaattattcacaatttttttttttccccaatttttttttctgggtcGAATTCGTCTTTTAACACAGAACCGAAAAACTGGCCTTGGAGGTTTAATTCCACGCTACCGCAGGATCGAGTAGTCACAGACATCATAAGGTACATCTCACCTTAGAGAGATAGCTGCTAAAACGCTGCACACTAACAATCCCTTGCTTTGCTCTGTCTGCCCAACTAGTACTGCTCACTTTCCATGAGAAGCTTCTCAGATTCCAAGTCAACGGCTTGTTACCTTATGGTCTTTCTATGCTGTTTGAGGGAAAAAATCCCCTCGTTTGACCTCCCATTAACAGAGGGGGAACTTGCTATTTTATAATGCCCTTGAACAAAAGCCTGGATCCATGCAGCCTTCTTAGACAATTGGGCTACTATGATACATCATTAAAGGCAAAGATTTTCACCACACCCAAAGGAGGTCTGGGATGCCAGACACCATAAGGTATTATGGACCCTGTCAGCTACAGAGGCTGAATGGTGTTATAATGAAACCTGGGTACATATGGAACAGGCCTTTCTGTCATCATCTCAGACTGCCTCAATAGTTACTTTCCATCACTTCTTCAGCCACATTCAAGCTTATTACTTCAAAATGGGAAACTGTCATAGCACCCATCCCGCCTTCTTTCTCTTACacataacccatacttgccaacttgctgaagttggcttccgggagcctgccgggggaaggtgggtgtgatggggcggggctccaaaatttgcgtcattttggcctttGACAgaaggggacggggccaaacgctgcgattcctgcAGAATCGCGGCATcatggacctaattctgcccacttcactaggaagtgggcagaattctgacagatgcgggagattgcaaCACTCTcacgggagtccgtgagactctcgcaaaatgcgggagtctcccggacattccgggagcgttggcaagtatgacataaccTAACATCTTTATCTCCGATGTTTCCTTGGAGACCTACCCCGAGCTCACATTATTACAGACATTACATTCttgataaatgatagcaagaatctgatgagttgctacgggcaacacctctacttttcctttttagaaaattGACCCTATCTAATCTTTATCCCGCTCTTGACTCTTAATAATGGACAGAAAGACAAACACATCTAACATTAGACTCTTTTTTCAGAATTCAACGCGTTTTATATTATCTTACTTTCCAAACTAAGATTTCTTTCTTTATGGCCACTGGAAACCTTCTGAAGCTCCCATGCCTTCCAAGGGTCAAAAAAtaatcatattgcacattgtgaCATACGTCGACCTTACACCACTGGCCGTTTCCATGGATAGAATGTAAGGGAAGTCGGGAGAATAAAGTATTACTCGCTAAAGGTTCGAGTAACTAATGTCAGACATGACTGTGCTCCCCTCTTGTGCCCAGTAGAGGAGAATCTTGCCCACCCAATCCcacccttttttttctctccctatcCTTACTCTTGTTTCTTCTATAGTAAGTTTAACCATATGCCTGTTAGCCGCATTATGGGAGTGCTCTGTTATCATCTATTACAGCTACCTCTTTATCGTTATGTTATATGTGAATAAGCAGATGGGCTACATCCAGATTTTCTGTTTCATGTTGGATAAATAATGAGTCcattaataaaattataagaTGATCTGTTTCAACGGAATGCTCCCATCAGCTGGTAATTTTCAAGCTTCTGTAAATAACTTTAATGAAACCACTCCCTTGTTTCCCAAGCAGACCTTATGCATGCTTATTATTCATGGACTTATTCCAGGTAATTGGCAATAATTAAAAACACAGTTCATTGGAACAGTCATTTGTTTGGTAGAATCCTGTGTAGTTTTAGGGAAACAGATATACACAAAAATATGACATGTTCACTGTCATGCCAGCCTATTTCTATAACTACTCGTAATTTAAAAGCCATATTAACTCAAGTTTATTCCATGAAATGTACTTACTACATACTTTTGGCTCCCAAATAACGCTAAGTTTTAAGGACCCATACCCACTGAGTGTAGTCAGTGTCTGAATAATAGGAAATAAGCACTGTGAGATTGTGGGTCGAAAACATGAGGACAGGCTGGGTAAAACTGGGACATACTTGAGCCCAATCCATTGATCAAGGAGACATTTGACTAGTCTGGTATTACACACTTTTAATTTTGAATGAGTTAATCAAACATAATAAACAATTTGATGTAAAAGGCCCCTATTATGCCAATTAACTGAATGAGCGCATTCCCTTGCCAATGCCATGAGGTATCACTGCTCCACTCAGCTGATAATTCTCCAATGAACACTCTCACTCACAGGGACATCATACACCCCCTTCTTCCAAGAAGCTAATCTACCCAGTGTTTACACTGTGAGCAGCTGTTCTACAGGTTAGCCACATACAGTTGCCTGCAGCAGTGGGGCCCCAAACCCACCACTCCCCGACACCTAGCAACTACAAAATATAGACTTTTACCCCAGTCAGTATACACCGTGTTAATATGACCACAATATGCAAGAATACAATTCCTCTCAAACACAAATACTCTCTCTCTAAAACCAAGCAGCCCTATGCTTGCATAGACTATTGGGGCCACGGCCGGGCCTGTAGAGGCCAAATGCTGTTGATACCCATATTACTACACCGCTGTCATATTGCCTGCCTAATCAAAGATGTTATATGATCAATTGTTATGTACTTTAAAAAATCATTTTGTGTACTGTAATATATCATCTGCTATGCCATGTACTTAAAAACAAccatcaatatataaaatatcaaagaACAGTATTTACCTCACAATGACTAAAGTCACGTGCACTGCTGCGTGCATCccatagataaacacacacacacacgtgtgcaTGTAACTCAGACTGCTGCTCACAAATTGGTAAATAAACATATTCTTATACACAACCACAACTgattaaacattaaaatgtatgttaataTATAAAATGGATGCATTTAGAAACCAGGCAGAATTTAGAACAAAAGTCTATTTTGTAATATCTCTATTAACTAGAGGGAAAACAAGAGAAAAGACTGGGGGCTAAATTTACTTAActacgagtttgaaaaagtggagatgttgcctataacaaccaatcagattctagctgtcatttatttagtgcattctacaaaatgacagctagcatctgattggttgccgtagggaacatctccacctttttaaacccgtagtttagtaattataccacTACGAATGTACGAGGAACTTTCCCTCCAAATGATGTTTTTTCACAACGTAGTACACAgacttcaagaaaaaaaatacctAAGAGAATAAGTGCATTATCAGCATTCCTTCCAGTCTATCAACCTACATAACAGCAGTTCACGCTGGGTGAGTCATATTtccatatttgtttaaaaaaaaaaaataacactcttTACTACAGAACAGTGGACAAAAACAAACTTGCAAACCATGCTAGGAGCTCACTGTTAGGGGACACTAAACATACAACGTATGTGCACAAAGATAGACTGTGTGAAGAGTTTATCCCCTAAGCCAATGTATGTGTAGTGTATTT is part of the Mixophyes fleayi isolate aMixFle1 chromosome 10, aMixFle1.hap1, whole genome shotgun sequence genome and harbors:
- the IRF7 gene encoding interferon regulatory factor 7; the protein is MPGRERTQNKERFACWLLRQINSNQFAGDRGVRWLDEGRTVFRLPWKHLNMKNVDERDYGIFKAWAIQSGKYNPQCEDVPTWKTNFRCALNGVVHRDKKMFLELKDYSSDQKDPHKIYKFNGDHNDFPASNPTVAATTVHLANPPEQKLRNELEDEDYSLLISPDCVRVTPFVNIEESIVIEELMRNFLLDSSENGIQQVLQLSQDEYTQGAPFVAQVFRQPSEQWLNSGLEESCVNNGHEQVVPEEPAIFMPVLSEQYSQYQGSNAYHNGYLQNVPAVDQVPQQLTVLPQVESALPVLNGFGTVLQETQACQLNGFYQQNSQDTMYNTLQNGCPQEVPDIDHSHTYSHHAPAEECAGSSPVCHIPPVINGHGLTTSQEAQVALLLQQRTMPHITSWEVTVFYRGKEVHKENVANKFLITGDCADLQLESTDIVRFPTTDVLVSQLQIDYSRKILNSVGKGLFLEVNPEDHKLYARRMGNSRVYWGFSESLETKDNASRAKVLSRDVQTEIFDFKQFWEDLKGYKYHNRSSPDYTIYMSFGQTLFEPVKKKLVLVKLVPNFCTFWHQVAQREGASSLHTELVSLQISNGSSFNSCDLNGPSLMDLDFPDFF